A DNA window from Porites lutea chromosome 6, jaPorLute2.1, whole genome shotgun sequence contains the following coding sequences:
- the LOC140941810 gene encoding polycystin-1-like protein 2 translates to MSFSSNSTFADSSESNNTQEAVGTIKKIGAAILATKIDGEKETTIKKESFALAVERYKADDMNNKTINLDGSEVILPTNFKACLNKSSVNRMSLISNTNLYSGAKGGGQVTDKIVSLSFFGSKKDGSVDVDGDECKVKGLEEEISVILPRNNTAKDSPVQQGSLRSDKYNIYEFNITENASAVTVQVAWNISVAVQIYIKRGSIPKPEEGVYDFNATFRLGGCYSDHSTNFSLCKLFLSNDDLNWTAAGQYFVMMGYTKNDSLPVEELKKIGSDDNVPYNFSMYTSKCMFYDEKKNTWSTDGLKVGPKTNLKSTECLTTHLTTFGSSFSFLTAFNYTVAR, encoded by the exons atgtctttctcgAGTAATTCAACTTTTGCC GATTCATCAGAGAGCAATAATACACAAGAAGCTGTCGGTACAATCAAAAAAATTGGAGCAGCTATACTGGCCACTAAGATTGAtggagaaaaagaaacaacaattAAGAAGGAATCTTTCGCTCTGGCAGTTGAGAGGTACAAAGCAGATGACATGAACAATAAAACCATCAATTTGGATGGAAGTGAGGTCATTTTGCCGACAAATTTTAAAGCCTGCCTCAATAAATCAAGTGTTAATCGAATG agCTTAATATCAAACACAAATCTGTATTCAGGCGCTAAGGGAGGAGGCCAAGTAACAGACAAAATTGTAAGCTTGTCGTTTTTTGGATCAAAAAAAGATGGGAGTGTTGACGTTGATGGTGATGAGTGCAAAGTGAAAGGTCTGGAGGAGGAAATCAGTGTTATCTTACCAAGAAATAATACCGCTAAAGATTCTCCAGTGCAACAAGGAAGTCTTCGCTCTGATAAGTACAATATATATGAATTTAATATAACAGAAAATGCATCTGCTGTGACTGTTCAAGTAGCTTGGAATATCAGTGTTGCGGTGCAGATTTACATTAAAAGGGGAAGCATACCTAAGCCAGAAGAAGGTGTTTACGACTTCAACGCAACATTTCGCTTGGGAGGGTGCTATAGTGATCACTCGACAAACTTCTCTCTTTGTAAGCTTTTTTTATCCAATGATGATTTAAATTGGACTGCCGCTGGTCAGTATTTTGTGATGATGGGATATACGAAAAATGACTCTTTACCTGTGGAAGAGCTGAAGAAGATTGGATCTGATGACAATGTACCCTACAATTTTTCCATGTATACGTCCAAGTGTATGTTCTATGACGAAAAAAAGAACACGTGGTCAACAGACGGACTTAAG GTGGGTCCCAAAACTAATTTGAAGTCTACCGAGTGCTTAACAACACATCTAACAACATTCGGAAGCAGCTTCTCCTTTCTAACAGCGTTCAACTATACTGTCGCACGTTGA